A genomic stretch from Malus domestica chromosome 15, GDT2T_hap1 includes:
- the LOC103456233 gene encoding trafficking protein particle complex II-specific subunit 120 homolog isoform X1 has protein sequence MEPDVSIETSSMIRVTVLPIGHVPPVLLRDYHSMLLRHQTIPLSAISSFYTEHQKSPFAHQPWDSGNLRFKFVLGGAPPSPWEDFQSNRKTLAVIGICHCPSSPDLDSVIDQFDSARRAYSSALVDRCFAFCPGDSQLEDGSKKGGNLMLFPPADRATLEFHLQTMMQDIAASLLMEFEKWVLKAEPAGTIVKTPLDSQATLNSEEVIKAKKRRLGRAQKTMGDYCLLAGSPVDANAHYSTALELARLTGDFFWYAGALEGSVCALLIDRMGERDSGVDDEVRYRYSSVILHYRKSFIQENAQRVSPLTFELEATLKLARFLCRRELAKEVVELLTSAADGAKSLIDASDRLVLYVEIARLYGTLGYQRKAAFFSRQVAQLYLQQDNRLAAISAMQVLAMTTRAYRVQSRASISEDLLPKKEIGSNLAEGGKMLHQSVVSLFESQWSTLQMVVLREILLSAVRAGDPLAAWGAAARLLRSYYPLITPAGQNGLASALSNSADRLPSGTRCADPALPFIRLYSFPLHPSQMDIVKRNPAREDWWAGAANTGPFIYTPFSKGDTNSNAKQDLIWIVGEPVQILVELANPCGFDLRVDSIYLSVPSGNFDAFPVTVNLPPNSSKVITLSGIPIAVGPVTIPGCTVHCFGVITEHLFKDVDNLLLGATQGLVLSDPFRCCGSARLKNISVPNISVVPPLPLLVSRVVGGDGAIILHEGEIRDVWISLANAGTVPVEQAHVSLSGKNQDSVISIASETLKSALPLRPGAEVTIPVTLKAWRHVIADPETAAGRSASGSTARQSKDGSNPILLIHYAGPLTHAGDPPTDKSAIPPGRRLLVPLQICVLQGLSFVKARLLSMEIPAQVGVNLPKPVDIENSPTEALGSPTKMDRLVKIDPFRGSWGLRFLELELSNPTDVVFEITVSVQLENASHEHILSGDQDATEYGYPKTRIDRDCSARVLIPLEHFKLPVLDDSFFVKDNLADGAVSGRNSSFSERNTKAELNASIKSLISKIKVRWQSGRSSSGELNIKDAIQAALQTSVMDVLLPDPLTFCFRLSRNGLAPENSGSHAQANFQVHPSAAKGSVLAHEMTPMEVMVRNNTKEMIKMSLSITCRDVAGENCIECTKATVLYSGVLSGITVEVPPLEEIKHSFSLYFLVPGEYTLVAASVIDDANDILRARARTKSSDEPIFCRGPPYHVRVVGTA, from the exons ATGGAGCCGGACGTCAGCATCGAAACCAGCTCCATGATCCGTGTGACTGTCCTCCCCATTGGCCACGTGCCCCCCGTCCTCCTCCGCGATTACCACTCGATGCTGCTCCGCCACCAGACGATCCCTCTCTCCGCCATCAGCTCCTTCTACACTGAGCACCAGAAGTCCCCCTTCGCCCACCAGCCCTGGGATTCCGGCAACCTCCGATTCAAGTTCGTCCTTGGCGGGGCCCCACCGTCCCCGTGGGAGGACTTCCAGTCCAATCGCAAAACCCTAGCTGTCATCGGCATCTGCCACTGCCCCTCGTCTCCCGATCTCGACTCCGTCATCGATCAATTCGACTCGGCTCGCCGCGCCTACTCCTCCGCCCTCGTCGATCGCTGCTTCGCCTTCTGCCCCGGCGATTCTCAG TTGGAGGATGGGAGCAAGAAAGGAGGGAACTTGATGCTGTTTCCGCCGGCGGATCGGGCGACTCTGGAGTTCCACCTGCAGACAATGATGCAGGACATTGCGGCGTCACTGCTGATGGAGTTCGAGAAATGGGTGCTGAAAGCTGAGCCTGCAGGAACCATTGTCAAGACGCCTTTGGATTCTCAAGCCACTCTCAACTCAGAGGAG GTTATAAAGGCGAAGAAGCGGAGGCTCGGGCGAGCGCAGAAGACAATGGGTGATTATTGCTTGTTGGCAGGATCACCTGTTGATGCCAATGCTCATTACTCTACCGCACTAGAACTTGCTAGGTTGACCGGAGATTTTTTCTGGTATGCTGGTGCATTGGAGGGCAGTGTCTGTGCCTTACTG ATTGATCGAATGGGCGAAAGGGATTCAGGTGTCGATGATGAAGTTAGATATCGATACAGTAGTGTCATCTTGCACTACAGGAAGTCATTTATACAAGAAAATGCTCAAAG AGTTTCACCCTTAACATTTGAACTAGAGGCTACATTGAAACTGGCAAGGTTTCTTTGCAG ACGGGAGCTGGCTAAGGAGGTAGTGGAACTACTTACAAGTGCAGCAGATGGTGCTAAATCTCTGATTGATGCCAGTGATAGACTTGTATTATATGTTGAAATAGCTCGTTTATATGGTACTCTTGGTTATCAGCGAAAGGCTGCTTTTTTCTCAAGGCAAGTGGCTCAGTTATATCTACAGCAGGATAATAGACTGGCTGCCATTAGTGCAATGCAAGTTTTAGCAATGACAACAAGAGCCTACCGTGTTCAAAGTAGAGCTTCCATCTCTGAAGATTTGCTTCCTAAA AAGGAAATCGGGTCAAATCTTGCAGAGGGTGGGAAAATGCTCCACCAGTCAGTAGTCTCTCTTTTTGAGTCTCAGTGGAGCACACTACAGATGGTTGTACTCAGAGAGATTCTGCTATCCGCTGTCCGTGCAGGAGATCCTCTAGCTGCCTGGGGTGCAGCTGCAAGATTACTAAGATCATATTATCCTTTAATTACACCTGCTGGGCAAAATGGTCTTGCTAGTGCACTTTCAAATTCAGCAGATAGGTTGCCCTCGGGAACTCGCTGTGCTGACCCTGCTTTACCCTTCATCAG ATTGTATTCTTTTCCTCTCCATCCTTCACAAATGGACATTGTAAAGCGCAATCCAGCAAGAGAAGACTGGTGGGCAGGAGCTGCTAATACTGGTCCGTTTATTTATACACCATTCAGCAAGGGAGACACAAATAGTAACGCCAAACAGGACCTCATTTGGATTGTTGGAGAACCTGTTCAGATTTTAGTCGAACTGGCAAACCCATGTGGCTTTGATTTGAGGGTTGATAGCATTTATCTCTCAGTGCCTTCAGGAAATTTTGATGCTTTTCCTGTTACTGTAAATCTTCCACCCAATTCATCAAAAGTGATCACCTTATCTGGGATCCCGATTGCAGTTGGGCCAGTGACAATTCCTGGGTGCACTGTCCACTGCTTTGGTGTTATTACTGAACACCTGTTTAAGGATGTTGATAATCTGCTTCTTGGAGCTACACAAGGACTTGTGCTTTCTGACCCTTTCAGATGCTGTGGGTCTGCGAGGTTGAAAAATATATCTGTTCCGAACATTTCTGTGGTACCACCATTACCATTGCTGGTTTCACGTGTAGTTGGTGGTGATGGTGCAATCATTCTTCATGAAGGTGAAATTCGTGATGTGTGGATCAGTCTGGCTAATGCAGGTACAGTTCCAGTTGAGCAAGCACATGTATCATTATCAGGAAAAAACCAAGATTCTGTTATCTCGATTGCCTCTGAAACCTTAAAATCAGCCCTTCCTTTGAGGCCTGGGGCCGAAGTGACTATACCTGTGACCTTAAAAGCTTGGCGCCATGTCATAGCAGATCCTGAGACTGCTGCAGGCAGGAGTGCCTCTGGAAGCACTGCGAGGCAGTCTAAGGATGGAAGTAACCCCATATTGTTAATCCATTATGCAG GGCCTCTGACACATGCTGGAGATCCTCCAACAGATAAATCTGCTATCCCCCCTGGCAGGCGCCTTCTTGTTCCTTTGCAGATTTGTGTTCTTCAGGGTTTGTCTTTTGTAAAGGCTCGTCTGCTTTCGATGGAGATTCCTGCACAAGTGGGTGTCAACCTTCCAAAACCAGTTGATATTGAGAATAGCCCTACTGAAGCTCTTGGTTCTCCTACTAAGATGGACAGATtggtgaagattgatcctttcAGAGGAAGCTGGGGACTACGCTTTCTTGAACTCGAGTTGTCTAATCCCACAGATGTTGTGTTTGAAATTACTGTTTCTGTCCAGCTGGAGAACGCTAGTCATGAGCATATACTTTCTGGTGATCAAGATGCCACTGAATATGGTTACCCTAAAACAAGAATTGATCGGGATTGTTCTGCGAGGGTACTGATACCACTGGAGCATTTTAAACTACCAGTTCTTGATGATTCGTTTTTTGTGAAGGATAATCTGGCAGATGGGGCTGTTAGTGGCAGAAACTCAAGCTTCTCGGAACGGAATACTAAAGCTGAACTTAATGCTTCTATCAAGAGCCTCATATCTAAGATAAAGGTTAGGTGGCAATCAGGGCGAAGCAGCTCTGGAGAATTGAATATCAAGGATGCTATACAGGCAGCCCTTCAGACATCTGTTATGGATGTACTGCTGCCAGATCCATTGACATTTTGCTTCAGGCTTTCTAGAAACGGCCTTGCACCTGAAAATTCTGGTTCACACGCACAGGCCAATTTTCAAGTTCACCCTTCTGCAGCTAAGGGTTCTGTGCTGGCGCATGAAATGACTCCAATGGAAGTTATGGTTCGTAATAACACGAAGGAGATGATCAAAATGAGTCTTAGCATTACATGCAGAGACGTTGCTGGAGAGAATTGTATAGAGTGTACAAAGGCAACTGTCTTGTATTCTG GTGTTTTGAGCGGGATCACTGTGGAGGTTCCACCACTTGAAGAAATTAAGCATTCTTTCTCCTTGTATTTTCTTGTCCCGGGTGAGTACACACTGGTAGCTGCCTCAGTGATTGATGATGCTAATGATATCCTCAGGGCTCGTGCAAGAACAAAATCATCCGATGAGCCAATATTCTGCCGCGGGCCCCCATATCATGTTCGTGTTGTTGGGACTGCATGA
- the LOC103456233 gene encoding trafficking protein particle complex II-specific subunit 120 homolog isoform X2: MGDYCLLAGSPVDANAHYSTALELARLTGDFFWYAGALEGSVCALLIDRMGERDSGVDDEVRYRYSSVILHYRKSFIQENAQRVSPLTFELEATLKLARFLCRRELAKEVVELLTSAADGAKSLIDASDRLVLYVEIARLYGTLGYQRKAAFFSRQVAQLYLQQDNRLAAISAMQVLAMTTRAYRVQSRASISEDLLPKKEIGSNLAEGGKMLHQSVVSLFESQWSTLQMVVLREILLSAVRAGDPLAAWGAAARLLRSYYPLITPAGQNGLASALSNSADRLPSGTRCADPALPFIRLYSFPLHPSQMDIVKRNPAREDWWAGAANTGPFIYTPFSKGDTNSNAKQDLIWIVGEPVQILVELANPCGFDLRVDSIYLSVPSGNFDAFPVTVNLPPNSSKVITLSGIPIAVGPVTIPGCTVHCFGVITEHLFKDVDNLLLGATQGLVLSDPFRCCGSARLKNISVPNISVVPPLPLLVSRVVGGDGAIILHEGEIRDVWISLANAGTVPVEQAHVSLSGKNQDSVISIASETLKSALPLRPGAEVTIPVTLKAWRHVIADPETAAGRSASGSTARQSKDGSNPILLIHYAGPLTHAGDPPTDKSAIPPGRRLLVPLQICVLQGLSFVKARLLSMEIPAQVGVNLPKPVDIENSPTEALGSPTKMDRLVKIDPFRGSWGLRFLELELSNPTDVVFEITVSVQLENASHEHILSGDQDATEYGYPKTRIDRDCSARVLIPLEHFKLPVLDDSFFVKDNLADGAVSGRNSSFSERNTKAELNASIKSLISKIKVRWQSGRSSSGELNIKDAIQAALQTSVMDVLLPDPLTFCFRLSRNGLAPENSGSHAQANFQVHPSAAKGSVLAHEMTPMEVMVRNNTKEMIKMSLSITCRDVAGENCIECTKATVLYSGVLSGITVEVPPLEEIKHSFSLYFLVPGEYTLVAASVIDDANDILRARARTKSSDEPIFCRGPPYHVRVVGTA, from the exons ATGGGTGATTATTGCTTGTTGGCAGGATCACCTGTTGATGCCAATGCTCATTACTCTACCGCACTAGAACTTGCTAGGTTGACCGGAGATTTTTTCTGGTATGCTGGTGCATTGGAGGGCAGTGTCTGTGCCTTACTG ATTGATCGAATGGGCGAAAGGGATTCAGGTGTCGATGATGAAGTTAGATATCGATACAGTAGTGTCATCTTGCACTACAGGAAGTCATTTATACAAGAAAATGCTCAAAG AGTTTCACCCTTAACATTTGAACTAGAGGCTACATTGAAACTGGCAAGGTTTCTTTGCAG ACGGGAGCTGGCTAAGGAGGTAGTGGAACTACTTACAAGTGCAGCAGATGGTGCTAAATCTCTGATTGATGCCAGTGATAGACTTGTATTATATGTTGAAATAGCTCGTTTATATGGTACTCTTGGTTATCAGCGAAAGGCTGCTTTTTTCTCAAGGCAAGTGGCTCAGTTATATCTACAGCAGGATAATAGACTGGCTGCCATTAGTGCAATGCAAGTTTTAGCAATGACAACAAGAGCCTACCGTGTTCAAAGTAGAGCTTCCATCTCTGAAGATTTGCTTCCTAAA AAGGAAATCGGGTCAAATCTTGCAGAGGGTGGGAAAATGCTCCACCAGTCAGTAGTCTCTCTTTTTGAGTCTCAGTGGAGCACACTACAGATGGTTGTACTCAGAGAGATTCTGCTATCCGCTGTCCGTGCAGGAGATCCTCTAGCTGCCTGGGGTGCAGCTGCAAGATTACTAAGATCATATTATCCTTTAATTACACCTGCTGGGCAAAATGGTCTTGCTAGTGCACTTTCAAATTCAGCAGATAGGTTGCCCTCGGGAACTCGCTGTGCTGACCCTGCTTTACCCTTCATCAG ATTGTATTCTTTTCCTCTCCATCCTTCACAAATGGACATTGTAAAGCGCAATCCAGCAAGAGAAGACTGGTGGGCAGGAGCTGCTAATACTGGTCCGTTTATTTATACACCATTCAGCAAGGGAGACACAAATAGTAACGCCAAACAGGACCTCATTTGGATTGTTGGAGAACCTGTTCAGATTTTAGTCGAACTGGCAAACCCATGTGGCTTTGATTTGAGGGTTGATAGCATTTATCTCTCAGTGCCTTCAGGAAATTTTGATGCTTTTCCTGTTACTGTAAATCTTCCACCCAATTCATCAAAAGTGATCACCTTATCTGGGATCCCGATTGCAGTTGGGCCAGTGACAATTCCTGGGTGCACTGTCCACTGCTTTGGTGTTATTACTGAACACCTGTTTAAGGATGTTGATAATCTGCTTCTTGGAGCTACACAAGGACTTGTGCTTTCTGACCCTTTCAGATGCTGTGGGTCTGCGAGGTTGAAAAATATATCTGTTCCGAACATTTCTGTGGTACCACCATTACCATTGCTGGTTTCACGTGTAGTTGGTGGTGATGGTGCAATCATTCTTCATGAAGGTGAAATTCGTGATGTGTGGATCAGTCTGGCTAATGCAGGTACAGTTCCAGTTGAGCAAGCACATGTATCATTATCAGGAAAAAACCAAGATTCTGTTATCTCGATTGCCTCTGAAACCTTAAAATCAGCCCTTCCTTTGAGGCCTGGGGCCGAAGTGACTATACCTGTGACCTTAAAAGCTTGGCGCCATGTCATAGCAGATCCTGAGACTGCTGCAGGCAGGAGTGCCTCTGGAAGCACTGCGAGGCAGTCTAAGGATGGAAGTAACCCCATATTGTTAATCCATTATGCAG GGCCTCTGACACATGCTGGAGATCCTCCAACAGATAAATCTGCTATCCCCCCTGGCAGGCGCCTTCTTGTTCCTTTGCAGATTTGTGTTCTTCAGGGTTTGTCTTTTGTAAAGGCTCGTCTGCTTTCGATGGAGATTCCTGCACAAGTGGGTGTCAACCTTCCAAAACCAGTTGATATTGAGAATAGCCCTACTGAAGCTCTTGGTTCTCCTACTAAGATGGACAGATtggtgaagattgatcctttcAGAGGAAGCTGGGGACTACGCTTTCTTGAACTCGAGTTGTCTAATCCCACAGATGTTGTGTTTGAAATTACTGTTTCTGTCCAGCTGGAGAACGCTAGTCATGAGCATATACTTTCTGGTGATCAAGATGCCACTGAATATGGTTACCCTAAAACAAGAATTGATCGGGATTGTTCTGCGAGGGTACTGATACCACTGGAGCATTTTAAACTACCAGTTCTTGATGATTCGTTTTTTGTGAAGGATAATCTGGCAGATGGGGCTGTTAGTGGCAGAAACTCAAGCTTCTCGGAACGGAATACTAAAGCTGAACTTAATGCTTCTATCAAGAGCCTCATATCTAAGATAAAGGTTAGGTGGCAATCAGGGCGAAGCAGCTCTGGAGAATTGAATATCAAGGATGCTATACAGGCAGCCCTTCAGACATCTGTTATGGATGTACTGCTGCCAGATCCATTGACATTTTGCTTCAGGCTTTCTAGAAACGGCCTTGCACCTGAAAATTCTGGTTCACACGCACAGGCCAATTTTCAAGTTCACCCTTCTGCAGCTAAGGGTTCTGTGCTGGCGCATGAAATGACTCCAATGGAAGTTATGGTTCGTAATAACACGAAGGAGATGATCAAAATGAGTCTTAGCATTACATGCAGAGACGTTGCTGGAGAGAATTGTATAGAGTGTACAAAGGCAACTGTCTTGTATTCTG GTGTTTTGAGCGGGATCACTGTGGAGGTTCCACCACTTGAAGAAATTAAGCATTCTTTCTCCTTGTATTTTCTTGTCCCGGGTGAGTACACACTGGTAGCTGCCTCAGTGATTGATGATGCTAATGATATCCTCAGGGCTCGTGCAAGAACAAAATCATCCGATGAGCCAATATTCTGCCGCGGGCCCCCATATCATGTTCGTGTTGTTGGGACTGCATGA
- the LOC103456232 gene encoding aberrant root formation protein 4, protein MADNLDQSFPLLQEILNSLSQSVDQPQTSVSELISFLNSTLDAALSDPENEDAKANAFRALTKIHQFVSSPSLDQAIIEALSFELPMAVSKFGGVSDGCLEVVECTIDCFISMCSPRDMLSILCEALAPPSEAIRDSGYIAPLLTGLSKVFLSLQRRHFEQVKVAVPIIVKVLKGRSLELEDEDPEFKNLFDRAMGIANSIRAVCLKLEGVANEKLRALLGLYVLQIMAVVSMNHNVPSSQPFVLQLSSFFPFCGLSYLGVITGSDVDKITRAVVGEDEDYYMSCLSDVKCGAPLSVIWGHASDDVAGAAEEDLNSVKDELKDNQTKRWLAVGMLKHILAPATLPWELKRHAINFLICITDGNISHCDEHNDFSSYTTSLFAALQAVQMIIMYASDTVLRKNAFEAFKRIIADIPASQRFDMLKSLIINSNSSSMIAILLDIVKGELHKESCQSVGNDEVPQAKPPTLFWTANVLELVELILKPPEGGPPSFPEDTDEVLSALNLYRFVLITESTGKTNHTGVISRSNLQKAYKGWLLPLRTQVTAMMAETRNDYELPVDALCTLNPIELVLYRCIELVEDQLKQQSM, encoded by the exons ATGGCGGACAATCTTGATCAGTCCTTCCCCCTTCTTCAAGAAATCCTAAACTCGCTATCCCAATCAGTCGATCAACCCCAAACCTCCGTCTCAGAGCTCATCAGCTTCCTCAATTCAACCCTAGACGCTGCTCTGTCAGACCCAGAAAACGAAGACGCAAAAGCCAACGCCTTCCGAGCTCTCACGAAAATCCACCAATTCGTCTCTTCCCCGTCACTCGACCAG GCGATCATCGAAGCACTCTCCTTTGAGTTGCCAATGGCGGTTTCGAAGTTCGGAGGCGTCTCGGATGGATGCCTGGAGGTCGTTGAGTGCACCATTGATTGCTTTATATCAATGTGTAGTCCACGAGACATGCTTTCGATTCTTTGTGAG GCGTTGGCTCCCCCAAGTGAAGCAATCAGGGATTCTGGTTATATTGCGCCTCTTCTAACTGGGCTTTCGAAAG TGTTTCTTTCCCTTCAGAGGCGTCACTTTGAGCAAGTGAAAGTGGCAGTTCCCATTATCGTTAAAGTTTTGAAGGGCCGGTCTTTGGAGTTGGAAGATGAAGATCCAGAATTTAAGAATTTGTTTGACAGAGCTATGGGGATTGCAAATTCCATACGTGCGGTTTGCCTAAAGTTG GAAGGTGTAGCAAATGAAAAGCTTCGTGCTCTACTTGGTCTTTATGTCTTACAGATTATG GCTGTTGTCAGCATGAATCATAATGTTCCAAGTTCTCAGCCGTTTGTTTTGCAACTGTCTAGTTTTTTCCCATTTTGTGGTTTGTCATATCTTGGTGTGATAACTGGGTCGGATGTTGACAAAATAACTAGGGCAGTAGTTGGAG AAGATGAAGATTATTATATGAGTTGTTTATCCGATGTCAAATGCGGTGCACCTCTTTCAG TGATCTGGGGCCATGCTTCTGATGACGTTGCTGGGGCTGCTGAGGAGGATTTGAATTCCGTCAAGGATGAACTTAAGGATAACCAGACTAAAAGGTGGCTAGCTGTTGGCATGCTAAAGCACATACTAGCTCCTGCCACTCTGCCATGGGAACTTAAAAGACATGCCATCAATTTCTTGATTTGCATTACAGATGGAAATATCTCCCACTGCGATGAACATAATGACTTCTCATCTTACACGACTTCCCTTTTTGCAGCTCTGCAG GCTGTTCAAATGATCATCATGTACGCATCAGATACAGTGCTGAGGAAGAATGCCTTTGAAGCTTTCAAAAGG ATTATTGCTGATATTCCAGCTTCTCAGAGGTTCGACATGTTGAAGTCTTTGATCATAAATAGTAATTCTTCCTCGATG ATTGCAATCCTTCTGGATATTGTTAAAGGAGAACTGCACAAGGAAAGCTGCCAAAGCGTGGGAAATGACGAAGTACCGCAAGCCAAACCACCTACATTGTTTTGGACTGCCAATGTCCTTGAATTGGTGGAGTTGATTCTGAAGCCCCCGGAGGGCGGACCTCCCTCTTTCCCTGAGGATACTGATGAG GTTCTGTCTGCGCTCAATCTGTACAGATTTGTATTAATTACAGAATCGACAG GAAAAACCAACCACACAGGAGTGATCTCCAGAAGCAATTTACAGAAAGCCTATAAGGGGTGGCTTTTACCCCTACGAACCCAGGTAACCGCCATGATGGCGGAGACCAGGAATGATTACGAGCTTCCAGTTGATGCACTTTGTACTTTAAACCCAATCGAGTTAGTTTTGTACCGATGCATTGAGCTTGTTGAAGATCAGCTCAAGCAACAGTCTATGTAA